The sequence AAAAGCCGGACCTTACAAACGCACCGGCAATCCCCGCTTCATCGAGGCGACCTTTCAATGGAAGGTGCCCCCCGATCTGATCAAGCGCAAGGACGGCGTACTCCATGTGGAGCTGTTTCAGGTGTGCCCCTTCGACATCTGCGCCGTAAAAGTGCCCGGGGAAGTGGTGGAGTCCTCCACTAGGGGCTATGTGCCGGCCGGAGACCCCTCGGTGGTGATTTTTCGTAAAAAGACCCCCATGGGCTTCGATTTCAAACCCAAAGGGACACACCCCGACGGCATCGTGAACTGGAAGCTCATCGAGGAGCTTTAGTCCTATCGATAAGTTTTAGGGCAAAACTTATCGATAAGAGTTTGCTTAAAACTTATCGATAAGACACGCAGAGGGCAAAGGCCGGGCTGATCGGCCCGGCCTTTGCCTGTTTCCCGCTTCCGCAAACGAGTGAAGCAGAATCAGTACGAAGGAGAGGAACCGGTCCGGACGATAACATGTTCGCCGGGAATGTCGTAGCTCTGAAACTGCGTTCTGGCTTCGCAAACCTCGCGCACCCGCTCGGTTACCATGCGTCCGTTTTCGTAGACCCGCGTGAGCACCTTGCGACAGGCGCCTACGCCGCGTCTCGCGCCGGTAGAAGTGTTCGCACCGGCAGGCGACAGAATGTCCTCGGCCACCTGTCCGACGGCGGCTCCGATGAAAGCGGCCAATCCCTTTTCAAAGTCGCTCGCATCTTTTTTGGTAAGCATCGCCCCAGCGGCCGCGCCCACGGCCGGTCCGATGTGGGCCTGCTTGATCTTGTTGAACAGCTCCTCAAAGGTCATGGCCGAAGCCGGTTTGGCGCCGCCCACGGCAGTCCCCACCGCGAGCATCGCCCCGGTGAGAGCCGCAATCACGCCGCGCCTCACCCGCCGCAAAGCTTCCCTGCGAGCCTCATCGGGTGCCTTCCCCTCCCTTTGCATCCGCTCCGCCTCCCTCTCCACCACCCCGTTAAAGGAGATTCTCCCGATGAACATATCGCCCTCCTTTTCCCGCTTTTTTGCTGGAAAGTAGCCTGCCCCTTCCCCTCTCCCCGTAGAAATCCCAGACCTACCCCCCACTACCCACCTGCCTCAGCTCGACAATGCGCAATCCCCACGGGTTCTCCTCGGTGCGCTCGGTTTTGCGTATGCGGAAGACGAAAGCGCGTACGCTACGGGCCACGCCGACCGGACTGCGCTCGCTCCACGCAAGCCGTGCCAAAATGAGAAAGTCCCCGGTTTTCTGATCCTTGGTCACCTCAACGGGCGGCACCACTTCAGCCGCAATCACCACACGCCGCCGCACCATCTCCCGGGCGAGACCCGCCTGAAGTCCCCGCAGAAAAACATTCAGGTACTTCCGATCGAAAAACGGCGCAATCCGCATCGCATACTGTCGCCAACCCTCCTGCGTCAGAAACTCGTCATAGGAAACCGAAAAAGCCCTCTCCACCGCCTCGCGCACGAAAGCCTTAATCTCCGTCTGATACACCCGATCGCGATAGCTCGCCACCGGAATGGGGAACCCCGACGGTGAAAGCGCGAAAAGTTGCGGCTTGCGTTCAAGCGTCCAGAGACGCACCAGCCCGACCGCGCCGACCATCCCGAGCACCAGAAAGGCCACCCCCACCACCGCCAGCGCCAAGTAAGCACGCCTGAGCGACCGCTCGAGCGAACGCACCACATCGGGTATCACCGCTTCGGGCCCCCTCAGGTCCACATTCTTCCGCTTAGCCATTGCCGTTCTCCTCAAGCATGATCCTCACCGGCAACCCCTCATCCACTTCCACCACATAAGCGGGCTTCTTGCTCAGCTCCCTCTCAGGCAACCCCGAAACCACATCGAAGAAAGTCGCCCCCCCTTCTTTCAAGGCCTCCTTCAGACGATCCTCGGACTTCTGCTTAACCGTAACCGAACCCCACTCATAGCCGGTCACCGTTTCGGTGTCCTCCCGGCTCGCCCGAAGCCCGGCGGAGAATGCTCTCTCCAAAGCCCTCACCAGAAAAAGCGCCCGGTCGTACCGTTTCACCCGCGAGGCGATCCCCTCGACGCCGTCCACTCCGTAGACCCTTCCTCGTACGGGAATAACTTTGCCCGAAGGCGTGATCAACCGTGTGAGGCGCACAATGGCCCTCATCCGTGCGGGATTGACCGTGGCTTCACCGACCACCACGCTTCCCACGGGTACGCCGGCACAGTTGTTCGGCTCGATCACTCTGAAACGAAGAAGGCTCTTCTGTCCCTGTATGACCAGAGCATTTTGCATTACCTCGCCCCCGAAAAGACAGTACGGTCTGAACCGCATTCGCCTGCCGCCGGAGACGATACGCCCGGAACCCCCGCTCGCAATGCGCCTCACGGGAACACCGCTGGAAGCGCTCTTTTCCTTTGTGTTTTCCTTTGGAAACGGCATTTGCACGGCAAACCCGCCGAAAAGAACCGGCTTGCGCCATTCGACGCGTTGTCCCCGCTCCCAGTACATCCGCCACCAAAACGCCCGCTCCGCCTGCGCCAACCGCTCCGCGGGACTCATTATCGTCTCTTCTTTCGCCGCTCCCTCCCGGATCGGTATGAGCAATGCCTGCGTCGCTTTCTCCGCTTTCTTAGTGCCCTCCCCTCCCCCGCGCTTGGCGGTCTCCTTCTCGCCCGCTTGAAGCAGGTTGAGCAACACTCCTTCCTTCTTGAGGAGCTCCTTCTCCCTCCTTTGTGCCTCGGCAAGCGCAGGACTTTCCGTGTGCGGATTGGGCGCACCCCCCGGCACATCCACCCGCCGGGGCATCGCCACACGCGCTTCACGCCCCCCATGCAGAAGAAGCGCGAGTACCGCAAGCATTACGCACACCACCAAGCCAATCACCCCGAAAAGCGCAATCTCTCTTTTAAAACGGCCGAGACTCATGGTCCGTCCTCCGAATGCTTCTCCTTCGAGCCTTTCTCCGAGGTTAGCGCTTCATCTTTCCCCCGCATCGCAACCCGAGCCCGCTCGCTAACCAGCGTGGTCCCGAGCACCAAGTCCTGATCGTCGAAAAATGCCACTCCACCTGCGGTGCGTTCAATTACCTGTATGATTTCCTTGACTCGATACATTTCCCTAGCGTAGCGTCTGCGCGACATCCCGCGTAGCCTGCCCGCCATCGCTAACGCCCCCTGCGCCCGACCCGCCCGGATTCGGTCGCAATGAGGTCAAGCAAACTCGCTAAACGAGCAAGGTTGCGCTCATGCTCAAGGAACCGCACAAGCACCTCCTCCACATAAGAAAGCCTCCTGCAATGCCTGTCGCCGTGGTACTCGCAAAGCCCACGCACCAGCCCCTTGCGTTTGATCGAATCAAGCAACACTCCTGTTCCGAAAAGCACATTGTGGTAGGGGCGATAAAGGGTTTCTACCGAAAGCGTCCGATAGCGCTTCCGCCAGTAGGGGTAGTTCACCTGCATAAGCCCCACCGCTCCCCGGCGCGATGTTGCCGTAGGACAGAAGTCGCTCTCCTTCTCCGCGACCGCGAGCACCAGAGCAAGCAAACTTTCCGGACGCTCCACCGGTTTGATCGGCCCCGCATAGGTAAACACCTCCCAAACCGCTCGCACTATGTCCCGGGCCAGCCGGTCGATCTTGGCCTCTTTGGTCCTTCCTGGAGTCGCCCGCAAACACCGGGCCGGAAGGTATCGGTGCGCAATCACTCCCCGCACATAGCGCACCTCCGTCTCGAACCGCAAACGATCCGCTTCGCCCTGCGCAAAAACCGCTCCGCAATGAAGAAATAAGCCGCAAAGGACCAGCGCCACGCCTGCAAACAGGGACACTACGGTCGGCAACAGGGACGAAAACCGCACAAACACCAACAACAAAACGGCTTTGCGCGATGCTTTGCTTTTTTCAGCGGCGTTCGTCTGACAGGCGGCGTCCGCCGTTGCTATCGCGTCCTTCGCCGGTGGAAAAAACAGATGCCCGCCGCGAGTATGCCCTCCGCGCGGGCATCTTTGGTTCTTTCGTCCGCACGGTACCGCGAGCGACCTTCCTGCGCCGCACACGGCCCATCGCCACGGATGCCGCACCCTTCCCGCTCGCCTTTGAAAGTGCGTACTCCTCCACACGACGGCGCAAAAAGTAGCAGGCCTTGGCGAGCACGCGCAGCATCCTTTGATCCACCGACATCTCCCTCATCTCAGAAAACCGGTGCAAAAGACACTCGGGCCGCGGTCTCTTTCATTCGTTTTTTGACCTCCGCCGCGGCGGAAACCGGCACATCCAGTTCCTCACGGTCGCCGGCCTTTGCCCGCTTGAGCACCTCGTCCCGATAAAGCTCCACCGCCGCTTCGGGACGAACCCGTCCGCCGGCCACTTCGTCGAGAACCCGCTCAAGCCTCGAGGAAAAGTCCGCCGAAAGAAACGGATACTCATTCCTGACCCACTCGAACACCTCTCGACCGGTCTCGGTGACTTCAACCGTATCATCCCGGGAGATGAGTCCCTGATCGGAGAGCCCCTCCACCGTCCGCACATAAGTGGAAGGTTGTCCCACCAAGCGGTCCTCCATCAAGCGGAAGAGCCTCTCCGCAGGGGTCTCCACCCGCCCCTCGAGGTAGACCACATCCCCTACCCGGGGGAACCGCAGGTCCTCTCCGGGCACATATCCCCGCCACACCTCCTTAAGAAACCCCTCCCGCCCCGCCTCCGGCCGGAAGCAGGTGAACACCCCCCGGCCGCCGTCGGCGAATTCCACCTCGGCCACGCACTTCTCGCCTCTGGCCGGACGCATCCTAGAAGCTACGAAACGACCGAGCACATCGCGAAACACCTCCTTTTCCTCGCCACGAAACTCGTCCAGCTCGGCCGCGCGGGGAATGCGTACCGGACGAATGGCTTCATGCGCCTCGGCCCGCGTTGTGTCACCGGGGTGGTACTCCCCGGGGTAAAGAGTCTCCACCAAGCGCGCCGCGAATTCCTCGCCGGTCTCGGAATAAGCGGTCGCCCGCGTGCGTATGTAGGAAAGGAACCCCCGATCGTAAAGCGCTTGAAGGGCCCCCATCACGGCCCGGGCGCCCAGCACTCCAGGATAAGAACGCCGCACCCCTCCGGCAAGCGCCCTTCCGGTGGAGAGCCCTTTCGGAGGAGCGAGTTCACCGCGGCTCACGGCCACTTGGCGCACTACGCCGTACCCGCGCCCGACAAACCCTTCCACCTTGCCCTTCACCGGCCAGCCGTACCTCCGGCCGAATCCGAAAGCCACATGTAGCGTCCCGGTGAAGCGAAAATCCCTCGTGCGCGCAAGTTCCTCAGCCAGATCGAGAACCCCCACCTTGACTCGCCCGAGACTCCTCACCGAGGGAAATTGCTCCCGCACCCTCATCGAAAGCACCCGCCCCAGCCGCCAGTCGAGCACCTTGCGCAGGTAAGCGGCCAGAAGCAGGTTGCCGTCGAGCGCCCCGTCGCTTTCGAGAAACGCCCGGGCGACTTCCTCCTCCACCAAGGCCCTGAGGCGCACCCGAAAGGCCTTCTCCGCCACGCCGGGGAAGGCTTCCAGCACGAAGTGCGACATCAGCTCGCCCTCCCGATCGGCGTCAAACGCAAGGTAAACCCGCTCCGCCCGCTTGATGAGCTCGCCAAGCCGCTCATAAATCTTCCGTCTGAGGTCGATCACCACGAGCCCGGGCACCGGCAAAGTGCTGGTTCGGTCAAAGTCGAATACATGCCCCCTAGTGGCGAACACATACACGCTTCCCCCGAGCAAACGCCGGGCAAGGGAGCGCATTACCTCCACCTTCCCGGGGCTTTCCACCACCACCAGCTTCATAGATCCTCCCAGAGGGATCGCATCGGGACAGCCTCCTCGGTGTTCCGCTCGGGGTCTTTTACGGAAAACATAGCTTCCTCGCTGAAGTCCTCGGTAGATTCTGTGCGCGAAAGGTCTTCGCCTTCCGCCGCTTCCTCTTTCAGCCCGAGAAGCATGTTGAGGCGTTTTTCCACAAGAAGGCGCGATGTGACATATATGGTGTCCCCGCGAACCTTTTTTGAGCGGTAAACCGCCCGGTTGCGGTGGAGAACCTCCCCGATGGCGCTTTTCGGAAGACCTCCCTCCCAGAATCGGGCCACCCGCTCATGCACGGCCGTAAGCCGCACCTCCACCGGGTCCTCGGGCGCAACGCCGGGCCACTCTTCCTCAATGACCACCAGCACGGCTTCGAGCACCGCTTGGTCACGACCGTACACGATGGGCATGGTCTCCCGAAGGTCTTTCTGGAAGAGCTCATAGATGGATCCGACCTCGTCCTCCGTGAACCCCACATAAGTGAAAATCGCCTCCATGGCCCGAAAGATCTCCCCCGCCCGCCCGGGACGCTCCGGCACCTGCCGGTAGATCTCCTCCATTTCCGCCGCATCCGTGAGGTAAAGCGCGTAAAGGCTCCCCCTGAGGGAGCGCCAATCTTCGCTGGTCGCGGTGGGGTCGGGATAGAAGCGGTCGGTCTTCACGAAGGGAATGATTATGCATCGGTCGCGCAGGTCGAAGTGAAGCTGGCTCGTTGCGGCGAACACCTTCGGCCCGTACAGATCGAAGGATTGAAGCTTGCGCCGACTGCGTTCCACGGAAAGGATGGAGCGCCGCGCCGTGTCCTGCGTGTAGGAGCCCGCAAGAAAGTTGGCCAGCGCCTCGTATCCCTTGTAACCCAAGAACTCCGCCTGATCCACAATGATCGTCCCTCGAAAGCCGTCCGCAAAGTCGCCCAACGCCGCCTCCGAAATGCGGTTGTGGAACTGCGCATTGAAGCAAACCCGCATCAGAAACTTGGCCGCGTGCGACTTGCCGCACTCCTTGTTTCCGTAAAGGAAGAGGAAGGGAATGGCGGGAAAGACCCGATGGAAGTAGGTGAGGAAAACATAACCCACGATGAGGTGGTAGTACTCCTCCCTCTCCAGGTAGACATACTTCTTGAGGCAGTCGAGAAGCTCCCGAAAGACCACCCGCGGCGAAGGAGGTACGCGCTCGCCCCGGAGAAGGGCCCGCACCTCATCCAGCCCCCACTTCTCCTCGAGACTCGGCAACTCGTGAAGCGGCGTGTTGAAGACGAAGACCCGCTCCCTGCCGTTGGGCCCCTCCTCGCGCCACTCGGGTTTAACCCGGGTGATGCGCCCGCGTTCGCCCTGAAGGTACACATTGAAGACCTCCTTGTGCCCGAGAAAGAGCTTCTCCACCCGAAAGCCGAGGAAAGCCCGTCCGGCCTGATAGTCGATGGCCGGGTGAATAAAGAAGGTTTCCTTGGGATCGTCGAGGGCGAGGTCCTGCGCCACCTCCCGCAGAACCGCCACCAGCTCGTCCACCTTGCGGTAACCCTTCGCCTGCGCCACCCTGCGCAGGTAGTCCAAGCGCTCACGGCCGGTGAGCCGGTTGGCCTCCTCAAGCACCTCCTCGAGGGGAAGATCCGCCAGCACCGCGTCCTCAGCCCGCTCGGCGGCCTCCTTCACATGCAGGTCGCGCACCCTGGCCTCAGGGGAACATTTCGCTTCCCTGATGGTTTTTACATACTCGTCGAAACGAAGGACGCGCATATCGGACACCTTCACCTTATCACGAAGGAGCACCTCATCCACATCTTTACCCTCGGGAAGGTCGCAAACATACACATTCTCACGACCCCACTCGGCAATGAGCTCCTCCGCCCGCTTGAGCACGCCTCCCTGACCGGCGGGATCGGGATCCGGCACCAGCACAACCGTGTCCGGGGGACGCCGCGGAAACATGTCTCGGCGCACCTTTGAGGGTATGCCCCCCACGGCGATGGCCTGCTCGCCCTTGAGGCAAAGGGCCAGCGCATCCCAGGGCCCCTCACAGACCCAAACCGGAGCCTTCCGTTCCGGGTTGTAACGGTCCAGAAATACCGGCAGGACCTTCTCGGAGAAGCGAATGTAAAGGTTTTTCACATCGGGTTTGGCCGCCTCCTCGGGGAAAAGCACCCGTCCCCAGAAACCGTAAACCCGCCCCTCATAGACAACCGGTATGAGCAGGCGCCCCGTGAGGGCGCGGAGCTTTTTCTCCGTCAAACCCACCTTGCCCGCGACCCGGTGCACCTCCTCAAGCGGGAGAAACCCCATCTTGAACCGCAAAAGGTCCTGCGCCGAGAGCACATAACCCTTCTCCCGGTGAAAGGCCTCCATGATGCGATCGTAGTGCGACTGCGCATAGCTCACCAGCTCCCGCGCAAGCCGCCAGGCCAAGTCCTCCACGGTGCGGCGCCGAAGGCGCGTTTCCACATCCTCCGGTATCGCAATCCCGTAACGCCGGATCATCTCCCGCACCGCCTCGCTCAGAGAAGAAATGCCCGAAAAGTGCATGAACACATCGAGGCTCGAGTACGACCGCCCGCAACCGAAACAGTACGCCCCCGTGTCGCCGGCCTTGATCTTGAATGAGGGGTTACGCTCCTCGTGGAAAGGACACAGGAACTCGTAATAGTTGCCGGACCTGCGCTCGGGCCGCACCCCGAAGGACGACAGCACCTCCATGACCGGCACTTGCTCGCGCAGGTACCGGCAAATCGAGGCCAAATCGCTTCCAACGGAAGTCTTGGCCGCGACCGCTTCGCTCATGGCTTACCCCCTCCCTTCGACGCTCGCATGCTTATCCCCGACTATCCCCGACGCCTCCCCAAGGTAGAGCACATCCCTCCGAAAGGGGATGTCTTTTCGCAGGAAGGCCGGCAAGCTTACGCATCCGAAACGGGCGCGCGGTGCTCCCGCAGGCGTTGCACCCATCCCTCGAGGAACACCCGAAGCCTCTCTTGGGTATAGCGTCCTCGGCGTTCGGCCTCCCAGAGCATACCGAT comes from Thermosulfurimonas sp. F29 and encodes:
- a CDS encoding CHC2 zinc finger domain-containing protein, coding for MSEAVAAKTSVGSDLASICRYLREQVPVMEVLSSFGVRPERRSGNYYEFLCPFHEERNPSFKIKAGDTGAYCFGCGRSYSSLDVFMHFSGISSLSEAVREMIRRYGIAIPEDVETRLRRRTVEDLAWRLARELVSYAQSHYDRIMEAFHREKGYVLSAQDLLRFKMGFLPLEEVHRVAGKVGLTEKKLRALTGRLLIPVVYEGRVYGFWGRVLFPEEAAKPDVKNLYIRFSEKVLPVFLDRYNPERKAPVWVCEGPWDALALCLKGEQAIAVGGIPSKVRRDMFPRRPPDTVVLVPDPDPAGQGGVLKRAEELIAEWGRENVYVCDLPEGKDVDEVLLRDKVKVSDMRVLRFDEYVKTIREAKCSPEARVRDLHVKEAAERAEDAVLADLPLEEVLEEANRLTGRERLDYLRRVAQAKGYRKVDELVAVLREVAQDLALDDPKETFFIHPAIDYQAGRAFLGFRVEKLFLGHKEVFNVYLQGERGRITRVKPEWREEGPNGRERVFVFNTPLHELPSLEEKWGLDEVRALLRGERVPPSPRVVFRELLDCLKKYVYLEREEYYHLIVGYVFLTYFHRVFPAIPFLFLYGNKECGKSHAAKFLMRVCFNAQFHNRISEAALGDFADGFRGTIIVDQAEFLGYKGYEALANFLAGSYTQDTARRSILSVERSRRKLQSFDLYGPKVFAATSQLHFDLRDRCIIIPFVKTDRFYPDPTATSEDWRSLRGSLYALYLTDAAEMEEIYRQVPERPGRAGEIFRAMEAIFTYVGFTEDEVGSIYELFQKDLRETMPIVYGRDQAVLEAVLVVIEEEWPGVAPEDPVEVRLTAVHERVARFWEGGLPKSAIGEVLHRNRAVYRSKKVRGDTIYVTSRLLVEKRLNMLLGLKEEAAEGEDLSRTESTEDFSEEAMFSVKDPERNTEEAVPMRSLWEDL
- a CDS encoding transglycosylase SLT domain-containing protein, with product MPTVVSLFAGVALVLCGLFLHCGAVFAQGEADRLRFETEVRYVRGVIAHRYLPARCLRATPGRTKEAKIDRLARDIVRAVWEVFTYAGPIKPVERPESLLALVLAVAEKESDFCPTATSRRGAVGLMQVNYPYWRKRYRTLSVETLYRPYHNVLFGTGVLLDSIKRKGLVRGLCEYHGDRHCRRLSYVEEVLVRFLEHERNLARLASLLDLIATESGRVGRRGR
- a CDS encoding conjugative transposon protein TraM, whose product is MSLGRFKREIALFGVIGLVVCVMLAVLALLLHGGREARVAMPRRVDVPGGAPNPHTESPALAEAQRREKELLKKEGVLLNLLQAGEKETAKRGGGEGTKKAEKATQALLIPIREGAAKEETIMSPAERLAQAERAFWWRMYWERGQRVEWRKPVLFGGFAVQMPFPKENTKEKSASSGVPVRRIASGGSGRIVSGGRRMRFRPYCLFGGEVMQNALVIQGQKSLLRFRVIEPNNCAGVPVGSVVVGEATVNPARMRAIVRLTRLITPSGKVIPVRGRVYGVDGVEGIASRVKRYDRALFLVRALERAFSAGLRASREDTETVTGYEWGSVTVKQKSEDRLKEALKEGGATFFDVVSGLPERELSKKPAYVVEVDEGLPVRIMLEENGNG
- a CDS encoding DNA topoisomerase, which translates into the protein MKLVVVESPGKVEVMRSLARRLLGGSVYVFATRGHVFDFDRTSTLPVPGLVVIDLRRKIYERLGELIKRAERVYLAFDADREGELMSHFVLEAFPGVAEKAFRVRLRALVEEEVARAFLESDGALDGNLLLAAYLRKVLDWRLGRVLSMRVREQFPSVRSLGRVKVGVLDLAEELARTRDFRFTGTLHVAFGFGRRYGWPVKGKVEGFVGRGYGVVRQVAVSRGELAPPKGLSTGRALAGGVRRSYPGVLGARAVMGALQALYDRGFLSYIRTRATAYSETGEEFAARLVETLYPGEYHPGDTTRAEAHEAIRPVRIPRAAELDEFRGEEKEVFRDVLGRFVASRMRPARGEKCVAEVEFADGGRGVFTCFRPEAGREGFLKEVWRGYVPGEDLRFPRVGDVVYLEGRVETPAERLFRLMEDRLVGQPSTYVRTVEGLSDQGLISRDDTVEVTETGREVFEWVRNEYPFLSADFSSRLERVLDEVAGGRVRPEAAVELYRDEVLKRAKAGDREELDVPVSAAAEVKKRMKETAARVSFAPVF